A window of Raineyella sp. W15-4 contains these coding sequences:
- a CDS encoding PTS ascorbate transporter subunit IIC: MSILNFISVQILNVPAYLIGIVAVIGLIAMKKKPGEVISGGVKAAMGYLILGAGATVVVNSLTPFGDLILKDTGAHGVVPTNEVITAQAASQFGAQSAYIIVLGFIVMLVLARFTPLRYVFLTGHHMVFMSTLLAVVLSVGFGPGQGIWVVLIGSVLMGVIMVVMPAFAQPYMNRVVGSPDGNLAIGHFNTLGYIVAGAAGAAVGKRSKSAEEVNFPQGLSFLRDSMVSTTLLMLVLYMVFAVWGAIVLPHDTLMQIFASSTSGPSADLGAYIMAAFAQALQFGIGVSVILYGVRIILGELVPAFQGIAERVVPGAKPALDVPIVFPFGPNSSLIGFLSSFVGGLFTLVVIAIWLGPAFGLALILPGMVPHFFDGGGAGVFGNATGGRRGAVVGGFLNGILITLLPAFLLTVLGTLGMANSTFGDADFGWFGTVNGLIARLGMPAAPIVMVLFALLLVAAAWIFKVRRVDTGWLPGRARAEWLAAQKEPVRH, translated from the coding sequence ATGTCAATCCTGAATTTCATCAGCGTTCAGATCCTGAACGTTCCGGCGTACCTCATCGGCATCGTGGCCGTCATCGGCCTGATCGCCATGAAGAAGAAGCCCGGCGAGGTCATCTCCGGCGGCGTCAAGGCGGCGATGGGCTACCTCATCCTCGGTGCCGGCGCCACCGTCGTCGTCAACTCGCTCACCCCGTTCGGTGACCTGATCCTCAAGGACACCGGGGCGCACGGCGTCGTCCCGACGAACGAGGTGATCACCGCCCAGGCGGCGAGTCAGTTCGGCGCGCAGTCGGCCTACATCATCGTCCTCGGCTTCATCGTCATGCTGGTGCTGGCCCGCTTCACCCCGCTGAGGTACGTGTTCCTCACCGGCCACCACATGGTCTTCATGTCCACCCTGCTGGCCGTGGTGCTGTCGGTCGGTTTCGGTCCCGGCCAGGGGATCTGGGTCGTGCTGATCGGCTCGGTGCTGATGGGGGTGATCATGGTGGTCATGCCGGCCTTCGCCCAGCCCTACATGAACCGGGTGGTGGGATCACCGGACGGCAATCTGGCCATCGGCCACTTCAACACCCTCGGCTACATCGTCGCGGGCGCCGCCGGCGCCGCCGTGGGAAAGCGCTCGAAGTCGGCCGAGGAGGTCAATTTCCCGCAGGGTCTCAGCTTCCTGCGTGACTCCATGGTGTCCACCACCCTGCTGATGCTGGTGCTGTACATGGTGTTCGCGGTCTGGGGGGCGATCGTCCTGCCGCACGACACCCTGATGCAGATCTTCGCGTCGTCCACCTCGGGGCCGTCCGCCGACCTGGGTGCGTACATCATGGCGGCCTTCGCGCAGGCGCTGCAGTTCGGCATCGGTGTCAGCGTGATCCTCTACGGCGTCCGGATCATCCTCGGTGAACTGGTCCCGGCCTTCCAGGGCATCGCGGAGCGGGTCGTGCCCGGGGCCAAGCCCGCGCTCGACGTGCCGATCGTCTTCCCGTTCGGGCCGAACTCGTCGCTGATCGGCTTCCTCTCCTCCTTCGTCGGCGGTCTGTTCACCCTGGTGGTGATCGCGATCTGGCTCGGCCCGGCCTTCGGGCTGGCGCTGATCCTGCCCGGCATGGTGCCGCACTTCTTCGACGGTGGCGGCGCCGGGGTCTTCGGCAACGCGACCGGCGGTCGTCGCGGCGCCGTCGTCGGCGGCTTCCTCAACGGCATCCTGATCACCCTGCTGCCCGCCTTCCTGCTCACCGTCCTCGGGACGCTGGGCATGGCGAACAGCACCTTCGGCGACGCGGACTTCGGCTGGTTCGGGACCGTGAACGGCCTGATCGCCCGGCTCGGCATGCCAGCCGCCCCGATCGTCATGGTGCTCTTCGCGCTGCTGCTGGTCGCCGCCGCCTGGATCTTCAAGGTCCGTCGGGTGGACACCGGCTGGCTGCCCGGACGGGCCCGGGCGGAGTGGCTGGCGGCGCAGAAGGAGCCCGTCCGCCACTGA
- the deoC gene encoding deoxyribose-phosphate aldolase — MITRQELAQLMDHTLLRPEATAQEVAALAQEARELGTYAICVSPARLPVRVDGVRVATVCGFPSGAVAPSIKAAEAALAAANGAAEVDMVVDLGAVKGAEWAVVANEIAAVRAAVPAATVLKVIIESAILTDDEIVRVCRIAEQEGADFVKTSTGFHPAGGASVHAVRLMAETVGPRLGVKASGGIRDLATALAMVEAGATRLGLSSSRKILTEFDEPVGHSR, encoded by the coding sequence ATGATCACCCGTCAGGAACTGGCGCAGCTGATGGATCACACCCTGCTGCGGCCGGAGGCCACCGCGCAGGAGGTGGCAGCGCTCGCCCAGGAGGCGCGGGAGCTGGGGACGTACGCGATCTGTGTGTCGCCCGCCAGACTGCCGGTGCGCGTCGACGGCGTACGCGTCGCCACCGTGTGCGGATTCCCCTCCGGGGCGGTGGCCCCGTCGATCAAGGCGGCCGAGGCCGCCCTGGCGGCCGCGAACGGCGCCGCGGAGGTGGACATGGTCGTCGACCTGGGGGCGGTGAAGGGCGCGGAATGGGCAGTGGTCGCCAACGAGATCGCCGCGGTGCGGGCGGCCGTGCCCGCGGCCACGGTGCTCAAGGTGATCATCGAGTCCGCGATCCTCACCGATGACGAGATCGTCCGGGTGTGCCGGATCGCCGAACAGGAGGGGGCTGATTTCGTCAAGACGTCGACGGGGTTCCATCCCGCCGGGGGAGCCTCGGTGCACGCGGTCCGGTTGATGGCCGAGACGGTCGGGCCGCGACTGGGGGTGAAGGCGTCGGGCGGAATTCGCGACCTCGCCACCGCGCTGGCGATGGTCGAGGCGGGCGCTACCCGCCTCGGGCTCTCGTCCTCCCGGAAGATCCTGACCGAGTTCGACGAGCCGGTCGGGCACAGCCGATGA
- a CDS encoding transketolase, whose translation MQAFLDELIRHARVLPLDIVQAKGNGHAGTATSLMPLATVLYQEHLVHNPADPAWPGRDRFVLSAGHASLLLYVQLYLHGYGLTMDDLRRARTIDSLTPGHPERGLTPGVETTTGPLGQGLANAVGMALDARRVTAMLDPDGGTDSPFRHRVWCLVSDGDLMEGISHEAGALAGHLRLGDLIVLWDDNRITIEGSTGVTTSEDVVARFAAYGFRTLEVNDCEDLTGIDTVLTVAASSGPYDRPTFVRLHSRIGNPMPAVGGTAKAHAGRPGEEEIRATKQLLGLDPDEHFAVPAELLAAARRQAAERGAALQGEWTARYQAWRAAAPADRVALLDRLEAGTLPEGLWDDLPDLGDQPVAVRSVTGAYLRMLGERLPELWGGSADLADTAGGRLSREDNLLSPADTTGRPGGPGGRQIHYGIREHAMGAITNGIALGGLTRPFANGYLVFSDYLRPALRLAALMQLPAIFTFSHDSVAVGEDGPTHQPVEQLSSLRLIPGLAVVRPADPAEVLGAWQRVIERPEGPVALVSCRQEVPQLRLAEASVQGTRRGGYVVRAVDRPDAVLMATGSEVHLAVAAAERLAAEGLAAQVVSLPCWEWFEAEPADYRRTVLRPEVAARVAVEAGSGGLWWKYLGTAGECVSVEHFGQSGPGAEVLRRAGITVEAVVAAARASIRRAEDGRAG comes from the coding sequence ATGCAAGCATTCCTGGATGAGCTGATCCGTCACGCGCGAGTCCTTCCCCTCGACATCGTGCAGGCCAAGGGGAACGGCCATGCCGGCACCGCCACCAGCCTGATGCCGCTGGCCACCGTCCTCTATCAGGAACACCTGGTGCACAACCCCGCCGACCCGGCCTGGCCGGGGCGGGACCGGTTCGTCCTGTCGGCCGGCCACGCGAGCCTGCTGCTCTATGTGCAGCTGTATCTCCACGGGTACGGCCTGACGATGGACGACCTGCGGCGGGCCAGGACGATCGACTCCCTGACACCGGGCCACCCCGAGCGGGGGCTCACCCCCGGGGTCGAGACGACCACCGGCCCCCTCGGCCAGGGGCTGGCCAACGCCGTCGGGATGGCCCTGGACGCTCGCCGGGTGACCGCGATGCTGGATCCGGACGGTGGGACGGACAGTCCCTTCCGGCACCGGGTGTGGTGCCTGGTCTCCGACGGTGACCTGATGGAGGGCATCTCCCACGAGGCGGGTGCCCTCGCCGGGCATCTGAGGCTCGGCGACCTGATCGTGCTGTGGGACGACAACCGGATCACCATCGAGGGCAGCACCGGGGTGACGACGAGCGAGGATGTGGTCGCCCGCTTCGCCGCGTACGGCTTCCGGACCCTCGAGGTGAACGACTGTGAGGACCTGACCGGGATCGATACGGTCCTGACGGTTGCCGCCTCCTCGGGACCGTACGACCGCCCGACCTTCGTACGCCTCCACAGCCGGATCGGCAACCCGATGCCGGCCGTCGGCGGCACCGCCAAGGCCCACGCCGGCCGTCCCGGAGAGGAGGAGATCCGGGCGACCAAGCAGCTCCTGGGGCTCGATCCCGACGAGCACTTCGCCGTGCCCGCGGAGCTCCTGGCGGCGGCCCGCCGGCAGGCCGCTGAGCGGGGAGCCGCGCTGCAGGGCGAGTGGACCGCTCGCTACCAGGCCTGGCGCGCCGCGGCTCCGGCCGACCGGGTCGCCCTGCTCGACCGGCTCGAGGCTGGCACCCTCCCCGAGGGACTCTGGGACGACCTGCCCGACCTCGGCGACCAACCGGTCGCGGTCCGCAGCGTCACCGGCGCCTACCTGCGGATGCTCGGCGAGCGGCTCCCCGAACTGTGGGGAGGATCCGCGGACCTGGCCGACACCGCCGGTGGGCGGCTGAGCCGGGAGGACAACCTGCTCAGCCCGGCGGACACCACCGGGCGACCCGGTGGGCCGGGTGGCCGACAGATCCACTACGGCATCCGCGAGCACGCGATGGGAGCGATCACCAATGGGATCGCCCTGGGAGGCCTGACCCGCCCGTTCGCGAACGGGTACCTGGTGTTCTCCGACTACCTGCGCCCGGCGCTGCGCCTCGCCGCCCTGATGCAGCTGCCGGCGATCTTCACCTTCTCCCACGACTCGGTCGCCGTCGGGGAGGACGGCCCGACCCACCAGCCGGTCGAGCAACTCTCGTCGTTGCGGCTGATCCCCGGTCTGGCGGTCGTCCGGCCCGCCGATCCGGCCGAGGTGCTGGGCGCCTGGCAACGGGTGATCGAACGCCCCGAGGGACCGGTCGCCCTGGTCTCCTGCCGGCAGGAGGTGCCCCAGCTCAGGCTGGCCGAGGCATCAGTGCAGGGGACCCGGCGCGGTGGCTACGTGGTCCGCGCCGTGGACCGCCCCGACGCGGTGCTGATGGCCACCGGGTCGGAGGTGCACCTGGCCGTGGCGGCGGCGGAGCGGCTCGCGGCGGAGGGACTTGCGGCGCAGGTCGTGTCCCTACCCTGTTGGGAGTGGTTCGAGGCAGAGCCTGCCGACTACCGGCGGACGGTCCTGCGGCCGGAGGTCGCGGCACGCGTCGCGGTCGAGGCCGGCTCCGGCGGCCTCTGGTGGAAATACCTCGGCACAGCCGGGGAATGTGTGTCGGTCGAGCACTTCGGCCAGAGTGGTCCCGGGGCGGAGGTCCTCCGACGTGCGGGGATCACCGTGGAGGCCGTGGTCGCGGCCGCCCGGGCCTCGATCCGTCGGGCCGAGGACGGGCGAGCGGGATAG